A window of Argopecten irradians isolate NY chromosome 14, Ai_NY, whole genome shotgun sequence contains these coding sequences:
- the LOC138307541 gene encoding uncharacterized protein — MKTVTVGTFCLSSTVLVIFYCSVFQLTYVQALVTPDPVMCECECEYYDKLQKWKEKAEEEKRLNITAEQKAEEAKNELKNTKQKLSVNTTTLSSNTRKYVSAKDDRTSAVGLGYMGAVFLGFMVTGIIACDLISIKQHVHAARTGNFAPNLNSKKRH; from the exons ATGAAGACGGTAACTGTTGGCACTTTCTGTCTGTCTTCGACTGTCCTAGTCATCTTTTACTGCTCCGTCTTCCAACTGACATATGTTCAAG CTTTGGTCACGCCAGATCCAGTTATGTGTGAATGCGAATGCGAATACTACGACAAACTCCAAAAATGGAAGGAAAAGGCCGAAGAAGAAAAACGTCTGAACATCACCGCTGAGCAAAAAGCAGAAGAGGCAAAAAATGAACTTAAAAATACTAAACAAAAGCTCTCAGTTAACACAACCACGCTTTCTTCCAATACCCGGAAATACGTCAGCGCCAAAGACGATCGCACTTCCGCTGTTGGTCTCGGTTACATGGGAGCTGTGTTTCTTGGCTTCATGGTTACTGGAATCATCGCATGTGATCTTATTTCTATCAAACAACATGTACATGCCGCCAGAACCGGAAACTTCGCTCCAAACTTGAATTCCAAGAAACGTCATTAG